GCGTATCCTGGTGAGGAAGAAACTGACTTCGAGGTTCAAGACGACCACGTGGATCTTGAAACTCTCGTCAGGGAAGCGGCCGTATTGTCGCTTCCATTTCAACCGGTGTGCCAGCCGGATTGCCCGGGTCTCGACCCGAAAACGGGTGAACGACTGGCCGAGAGCACCGAAACGGAGCAGGCCGCTCCCATCGATCCTCGATGGAGCGCGCTCCAGCAGATCACAGACCAAGACGGCAAGGCATCACGTCGCGCCGCCGAGAAAGAAGAGAGCTAGTCATGGCTGGTAACCCCCCGAAGCGCAAGGTATCCCGTTCGAACACCCGCTCGCGCCGCGCGCAGTGGAAGGCGGCGCCCATCGCGCTCGTCAAGACCGTCGAGAACGGTCAGGTCGTCTACAGCCGTCCCCACCAGGCGAAGGTCGTCACGGACTCGCAGGGCACTGAGCTCTTCCTCGAGTACAAGGGCCGCAAGGTCGCTGACGTCTGAGTCACGAAACTCAGACCGTGACGGAGGTCCCCGGGGGGATCAGGCCTCTCCCAGCTAAGCTCCGCGTCGATATCGACGCGGAGCTTCTGGAGTTGGCCCTCACCCACCGCTCGTACGCGTATGAGCACGGTGGCATCCCGCACAACGAGCGTCTGGAGTTCCTCGGAGACTCCGTGTTGGGGCAGGCCGTCACGGTGATGCTGTTCACGACCCATCCCGGACTCGATGAGGGAGAGCTGGCGAAGCGCCGCGCGAGCGTCGTCTCGACCGTCGCCCTCGCCGAGGTTGCCCGCGGGATCGGCCTCGGAAGCCACCTGCTCCTGGGGCGCGGCGAGGAGCAGACCGGGGGACGGGACAAAGATTCGATCCTGGCCGACACCATGGAGGCCGTGATCGGTGCGACGTACCTGTCGGCCGGTCCGGACGCCGCCACGGAACTCGTCCTGCGTCTGACGCAGCCTCTGCTCGCCGACCCCGAGCGCTACGGCGCGGCGATGGATCCGAAGACGAGCCTCCAGGAACTGGCTGCCCGGGTGGGGGCGACGCCCCCGCAGTATTCGATCGAAGCGAGCGGTCCGGATCACGATCGCCGTTTCCTCGCGACCGTCACCGTGGGCGATGTGAGCATGACGGGCAAGGGCAGCAGCAAGAAGACGGCAGAGATGGCCGCCGCTCTCAGCGCCTGGCGCACGCTCAACGAGCGTGCCTGAACTCCCCGAGGTCGAGGTCGTACGAGCGGGTCTCGCCCCGGCGGCCATCGGCTCCCTCATCACCGCGGTCAGTGTGATCGACGAGCGCGCGCTCACCCGCCACGCGGCGGGTGCCGCCGACTTCGTGGCCCGTCTGGAAGGGCGCACGTTCACCGGCGCTGCGCGCCGGGGGAAGTTCCTGTGGCTTCCGCTCGATGCGGAGTCCACCGCACTCATCGCCCATCTCGGGATGAGCGGTCAGATGCTGCTCAGGGCTCCCGATGCATCGGCGGAACGGCACGAGCGCGTGCGCATCCACCTCGAGCACCCGGTGCACGGTGAACTCGCCATCGTCTTCGCGGATCAGCGCACGTTCGGTTCGCTCGCGGTCGATTCTCTCGTCGCCGACGGTGCCTCGCAGATTCCGTCCCAAGTCGTCCACATCGCCAAGGATCCGCTCGACGGGGCGTTCGACGACGCTCGGTTCCGCGCCGATGTGGCGCGCCGGGCGAGCGCGGTCAAACGTGTGCTGCTCGATCAGGGCGTCGTGAGCGGGATCGGCAACATCTATGCGGACGAGTCGCTGTGGGCAGCCCGCATCCACCCGGAGACGCCGGCGAACCGGTTGTCGACCGTGGCGGTGCGCCGCCTCCTCAGCGAGGTGCGGGCAGTGCTGCTCAAGGCTCTTGCCGAGGGTGGCACCAGCTTCGATGCGCAGTACGTCAACGTGAACGGCCAGGCAGGGTACTTCGCGCACTCCCTCAACGCCTACGGGCAGCAGGGCAAGCCATGCGCGCGATGCGGAACCCCGATCGTGCGTGAGCGTTTCATGAACCGCGGCTCTCACTACTGCCCGCGGTGTCAGCGACTCACGCGCTGACGAAGGCTCGTGCGAGGAGGGGCCGCGTGGCCCTCGTGCTCGCCCAGACCACGCCGATGCCCGTCGCGACGACGGCCGCGATCGTGAGGATCGATATCGGAGCGGTCATCACGGCGAGTCCGAGGAGCGGGAACACGAGGACGCCGGCACAGAGCGCCGACCCGATCGCGGTGAGCAGCAGCGGAGACATGATC
The sequence above is drawn from the Candidatus Microbacterium colombiense genome and encodes:
- the rpmF gene encoding 50S ribosomal protein L32: MAGNPPKRKVSRSNTRSRRAQWKAAPIALVKTVENGQVVYSRPHQAKVVTDSQGTELFLEYKGRKVADV
- a CDS encoding DUF177 domain-containing protein, producing the protein MREHDFTVTLAEQWGEGIVSFESGSEIDLDVRLESVHEGILVTGSAEGEYVGVCGRCLIDIVRPVEVEFQELFAYPGEEETDFEVQDDHVDLETLVREAAVLSLPFQPVCQPDCPGLDPKTGERLAESTETEQAAPIDPRWSALQQITDQDGKASRRAAEKEES
- the rnc gene encoding ribonuclease III produces the protein MRPLPAKLRVDIDAELLELALTHRSYAYEHGGIPHNERLEFLGDSVLGQAVTVMLFTTHPGLDEGELAKRRASVVSTVALAEVARGIGLGSHLLLGRGEEQTGGRDKDSILADTMEAVIGATYLSAGPDAATELVLRLTQPLLADPERYGAAMDPKTSLQELAARVGATPPQYSIEASGPDHDRRFLATVTVGDVSMTGKGSSKKTAEMAAALSAWRTLNERA
- the mutM gene encoding bifunctional DNA-formamidopyrimidine glycosylase/DNA-(apurinic or apyrimidinic site) lyase is translated as MPELPEVEVVRAGLAPAAIGSLITAVSVIDERALTRHAAGAADFVARLEGRTFTGAARRGKFLWLPLDAESTALIAHLGMSGQMLLRAPDASAERHERVRIHLEHPVHGELAIVFADQRTFGSLAVDSLVADGASQIPSQVVHIAKDPLDGAFDDARFRADVARRASAVKRVLLDQGVVSGIGNIYADESLWAARIHPETPANRLSTVAVRRLLSEVRAVLLKALAEGGTSFDAQYVNVNGQAGYFAHSLNAYGQQGKPCARCGTPIVRERFMNRGSHYCPRCQRLTR